The Apium graveolens cultivar Ventura unplaced genomic scaffold, ASM990537v1 ctg6953, whole genome shotgun sequence genome has a segment encoding these proteins:
- the LOC141703666 gene encoding uncharacterized protein LOC141703666, which translates to MDQFAAIEQYRLDWVSTHQTTIRADLYNYVRDALSKGDHDPMHVGKAVILPASFTGSQRYMSQYLRIHWRYVMQLVIHPISHHDLQLKVARDTRMLKLLPNVDPVDAPDIVSRVFKLKLDQLLDLIKRKNYFGKSGLPHVHMLIWLSPESRPNSIEKVDQLVSAEIPDKNSDPIAYEAVKNYMMHGPCGKDLYTSPCMVKENACVISQRGLMVIPILTIVVFLFIGGVTLVEINKKGINLDNQYVVPYNRDLLLRFQCHINLEICNSSRSLKYLFKYCLKGHDTATMLLKKKSNKSGSEQTARSVKNLDEVKNFLDGRYVCASEASGGFLDLENVCNNATSKKSKLEAWFIANSEFPQARNFTYSDFPTQFTWIKKTAKWKLRQRGDVVGRLAEVHATTGELLYLQMLLLRCKGVLSFSQLHTIDGTTYDTFKEACGALGLLNNDKQWHDALEENAFSAMPTQIRAMFVNILEIVQC; encoded by the exons ATGGATCAGTTTGCTGCCATTGAACAATATAGATTAGACTGGGTTTCAACGCATCAAACTACCATCCGTGCTGATTTGTATAATTATGTGCGTGATGCTCTCAGTAAAGGAGACCATGATCCAATGCATGTTGGAAAAGCTGTTATACTTCCTGCTTCATTCACTGGATCTCAACGATACATGTCTCAATATTTAAGGATTCATTGGCGATATGTCATGCAATTGGTCATCCATCCTATTTCTCACCATGACTTGCAACTCAAAGTGGCCAGAGATACAAGAATGCTTAAATTATTGCCCAATGTTGATCCTGTTGATGCACCGGATATTGTTTCTCGCGTGTTTAAACTGAAGCTTGATCAGCTATTAGATTTGATTAAAAGAAAGAACTACTTTGGAAA AAGCGGTTTGCCACACGTGCATATGCTAATCTGGCTGAGCCCTGAAAGCAGACCTAATTCTATTGAAAAGGTTGACCAGTTGGTTTCTGCTGAAATACCAGATAAGAATTCTGATCCAATAGCATATGAAGCTGTTAAAAACTACATGATGCATGGACCCTGTGGTAAAGACTTATACACATCTCCATGTATGGTAAAGGAAAATGCATGCGTCATTTCCCAAAGAG GTTTAATGGTAATACCTATTTTGACGATTGTGGTTTTCCTGTTTATCGGAGGCGTAACACTGGTAGAGATCAACAAAAAAGGGATCAACCTTGACAATCAATATGTAGTTCCATACAATCGAGATCTTTTGTTGCGGTTTCAGTGTCATATAAATCTGGAAATTTGCAACAGTTCAAGATCATTGAAATATCTCTTCAAGTACTGTTTAAAGGGTCATGACACTGCTACAATGTTGTTGAAGAAGAAAAGTAACAAATCAGGGAGTGAACAAACTGCAAGATCCGTGAAGAATTTGGATGAGGTAAAGAATTTTCTTGATGGTAGATATGTTTGTGCATCTGAGGCATCTGGAGGATTTTTGG ATTTGGAGAATGTGTGCAATAACGCGACTTCCAAAAAAAGTAAACTAGAGGCTTGGTTTATAGCTAACAGTGAATTTCCACAAGCTCGAAATTTTACGTATTCTGACTTTCCCACCCAGTTTACATGGATAAAGAAAACTGCTAAATGGAAGCTTAGACAAAGAGGTGATGTGGTTGGGAGGTTAGCAGAGGTTCATGCAACAACTGGTGAATTATTGTATCTTCAAATGCTGTTACTTAGATGTAAAGGTGTTTTATCTTTCTCTCAGTTGCACACTATTGATGGAACTACATATGATACATTTAAGGAAGCATGTGGTGCTCTTGGTCTGTTGAATAATGACAAGCAATGGCATGATGCTTTGGAAGAAAATGCATTCTCAGCTATGCCAACCCAAATTCGGGCTATGTTTGTTAACATACTGGAAATTGTTCAGTGTTGA